A genome region from Camelina sativa cultivar DH55 chromosome 10, Cs, whole genome shotgun sequence includes the following:
- the LOC104718520 gene encoding probable methyltransferase PMT14, with the protein MGSKHNPPGNNRSRSTLSLLVVVGLCCFFYLLGAWQKSGFGKGDSIAMEITKQAQCTDIVTELDFEPHHNTVKIPQKADPKPVSFKPCDVKLKDYTPCQEQDRAMKFPRENMIYRERHCPPDNEKLRCLIPAPKGYMTPFPWPKSRDYVHYANAPFKSLTVEKAGQNWVQFQGNVFKFPGGGTMFPQGADAYIEELASVIPIKDGSVRTALDTGCGVASWGAYMLKRNVLAMSFAPRDNHEAQVQFALERGVPAIIAVLGSILLPYPARAFDMAQCSRCLIPWTANEGTYLMEVDRVLRPGGYWVLSGPPINWKTWHKTWNRTKAELNAEQKKIEDIAESLCWEKKYEKGDIAIFRKKINDRSCDRSTPVNTCKRKDTDDVWYKEIETCVTPFPKVSSEEEVAGGKLMKFPERLFAVPPSISKGLINGVDAESYQEDINLWKKRVTAYKRINRLIGSTRYRNVMDMNAGLGGFAAALESPKSWVMNVIPTINKNTLSVVYERGLIGIYHDWCEGFSTYPRTYDFIHASGVFSLYQHSCKLEDILLETDRILRPEGIVIFRDEVDVLNDVRKIADGMRWDTKLMDHEDGPLVPEKILVAVKQYWVAGDDGNSSPSSSSSSENSEEE; encoded by the exons ATGGGTTCTAAGCATAACCCACCAGGGAATAATAGATCGAGAAGTACACTATCTCTACTCGTTGTGGTTGGTTTATGCTGTTTCTTCTACCTTCTTGGAGCATGGCAAAAGAGTGGGTTTGGTAAAGGAGATAGCATAGCTATGGAGATCACAAAGCAAGCACAGTGCACTGATATCGTCACTGAGCTTGACTTTGAACCTCATCACAACACTGTGAAGATCCCTCAAAAAGCTGATCCGAAACCTGTTTCTTTCAAGCCGTGTGATGTGAAGCTAAAGGATTACACGCCTTGTCAAGAGCAGGACAGAGCCATGAAGTTCCCGAGAGAGAACATGATTTACAGAGAGAGACATTGTCCTCCTGATAATGAGAAACTGCGTTGTCTTATTCCAGCTCCTAAAGGGTATATGACTCCCTTCCCTTGGCCTAAAAGCAGAGATTACGTTCACTACGCTAATGCTCCTTTCAAGAGCTTGACTGTTGAAAAAGCTGGACAGAACTGGGTTCAGTTTCAAGGAAATGTCTTTAAATTCCCCGGTGGAGGAACTATGTTTCCTCAAGGTGCGGATGCGTATATAGAAGAGTTAGCTTCTGTTATCCCAATCAAAGATGGTTCTGTTAGAACCGCATTGGACACTGGATGTGGG GTTGCAAGCTGGGGTGCTTATATGCTTAAGAGGAATGTTTTGGCTATGTCGTTTGCCCCAAGGGATAACCACGAAGCACAAGTTCAGTTTGCGCTTGAGAGAGGTGTTCCAGCGATCATCGCTGTTCTTGGATCAATTCTTCTTCCTTACCCTGCAAGAGCCTTTGATATGGCTCAATGCTCTCGATGCTTGATACCATGGACCGCAAACG AGGGAACATACTTAATGGAAGTTGATAGAGTCTTGAGGCCTGGAGGTTACTGGGTCTTATCAGGTCCTCCAATCAACTGGAAGACATGGCACAAGACGTGGAACCGAACTAAAGCAGAACTCAACGCTGAGCAAAAGAAAATAGAGGACATCGCAGAGTCCTTATGCTGGGAGAAGAAGTATGAGAAGGGAGACATCGCAATtttcagaaagaaaataaaCGATAGATCATGCGATAGATCAACACCAGTTAACACCTGCAAGAGAAAAGACACTGATGATGTTTGGTACAAGGAGATAGAAACTTGTGTAACACCATTCCCTAAAGTATCAAGCGAAGAAGAAGTTGCTGGAGGAAAGCTAATGAAGTTCCCGGAGAGACTATTCGCTGTGCCTCCAAGTATCTCTAAAGGTTTGATTAACGGCGTTGACGCAGAATCATACCAAGAAGACATCAATCTATGGAAGAAGCGAGTGACTGCGTACAAGAGAATCAACAGACTGATAGGTTCCACTAGATACCGTAATGTGATGGACATGAATGCTGGTCTTGGTGGATTCGCTGCTGCTCTTGAATCGCCTAAATCTTGGGTTATGAATGTGATTCCAACCATTAACAAGAACACATTAAGTGTTGTCTATGAGAGAGGTCTCATTGGTATCTACCATGACTG GTGTGAAGGCTTTTCAACTTATCCAAGAACATATGATTTCATTCATGCTAGTGGTGTCTTCAGCTTGTATCAGCACAG CTGCAAACTTGAAGATATTCTTCTAGAAACTGATCGGATTTTACGGCCGGAAGGGATTGTGATATTCCGGGATGAGGTTGATGTTTTGAACGATGTGAGGAAGATCGCTGATGGAATGAGATGGGATACTAAATTGATGGATCACGAAGATGGTCCTCTCGTGCCGGAGAAGATTCTTGTCGCTGTTAAGCAGTATTGGGTCGCCGGCGACGATGGAAACAGTTCtccgtcgtcgtcttcttcttctgagaatagtgaagaagaataa